In Streptomyces sp. NBC_01551, one DNA window encodes the following:
- a CDS encoding aspartate-semialdehyde dehydrogenase, producing the protein MTADRSSGPALAVVGATGAVGSVLLQILSQRADVWGDIRLIASARSAGRMLAVRGEEAEVLALTEDAFDGLGAGDVVLFLTPAEVSAQWAPVVTARGAVVVDQSAAFRQDPEVPLVVPEVNGHAVRLRPRGIVAGPDCVTAAMIAAVGALHAEYGLADLAVSSYQAASAAGRAGAEALRRQVSLVAGTDLGEKPGDVRRAVGEDTGPFAGPLALNVVPWSGELREGGWSSHELAVRAETRRILELPDLPVAVTCVQVPVLAGHSLTVRARFETRVDAARAREVLEAAPGVVLVDDPAAGEFPTPADAAGTDPAWVGRLRSSLDDDHALEFFVCADNLRKGAALNATQISELIAGESA; encoded by the coding sequence ATGACGGCCGACCGGTCCTCCGGCCCGGCGCTCGCCGTGGTCGGGGCGACCGGGGCAGTCGGTTCCGTACTGCTCCAGATCCTGTCCCAGCGGGCGGACGTCTGGGGCGACATACGCCTGATCGCCTCCGCGCGCTCGGCCGGCCGGATGCTGGCCGTGCGCGGGGAGGAGGCCGAGGTGCTCGCCCTCACCGAGGACGCCTTCGACGGCCTCGGGGCGGGCGACGTGGTGCTGTTCCTGACCCCGGCCGAGGTCTCGGCCCAGTGGGCCCCCGTCGTCACCGCGCGCGGGGCGGTGGTCGTCGACCAGTCGGCCGCCTTCCGCCAGGACCCCGAGGTGCCGCTGGTGGTGCCCGAGGTGAACGGGCACGCCGTACGGCTGCGGCCGCGCGGGATCGTCGCCGGACCCGACTGCGTGACGGCCGCGATGATCGCGGCCGTGGGCGCGCTGCACGCCGAGTACGGGCTGGCCGACCTGGCCGTCTCCTCGTACCAGGCCGCGAGCGCGGCGGGGCGGGCCGGCGCGGAGGCGCTGCGCCGTCAGGTGTCGCTGGTCGCGGGGACCGACCTCGGGGAGAAGCCCGGGGACGTGCGCCGCGCCGTGGGCGAGGACACCGGGCCTTTCGCGGGCCCGCTCGCCCTCAACGTGGTGCCGTGGTCCGGGGAGCTGCGAGAGGGCGGCTGGTCCTCTCACGAGCTGGCCGTACGGGCGGAGACCCGGCGGATCCTGGAGCTGCCGGACCTGCCGGTGGCGGTGACCTGCGTACAAGTACCGGTCCTGGCCGGGCATTCGCTCACCGTCCGGGCGCGGTTCGAGACCCGGGTGGACGCCGCCCGCGCGCGCGAGGTCCTTGAGGCGGCGCCCGGGGTGGTGCTCGTCGACGATCCGGCGGCCGGGGAGTTCCCGACTCCGGCGGACGCGGCCGGGACGGACCCGGCCTGGGTGGGCCGGCTGCGGTCCTCGCTCGATGACGACCATGCGCTGGAGTTCTTCGTCTGCGCGGACAATCTGCGCAAAGGCGCGGCCCTGAATGCCACTCAGATCTCGGAACTGATCGCGGGTGAATCTGCGTAA
- a CDS encoding SigE family RNA polymerase sigma factor: MAEALLDFAVVPARTGIVPSRRRSRLPGEITVIVPVPPAGAAPVTPLPAAPDRGGRVPAPRDSAEGAEKAVVAGTTVDHLTETYQAHYRSLLGLAALLLDDTASCEDVVQEAFIRVHSARNRVRDRDKTLAYLRQTVVNLSRSALRRRILGLKLLSKPMPDMASAEEGAYDQLERDDLIKAMRGLQRRQREVLVLRYFADMTESQVAETLGISLGSVKAYGSRGIAALRVAMEAAQS; the protein is encoded by the coding sequence GTGGCAGAAGCATTGCTCGACTTCGCCGTCGTACCGGCGCGCACCGGAATCGTTCCGTCGCGCCGGCGCTCCCGGCTCCCCGGCGAGATCACGGTGATCGTGCCCGTCCCGCCCGCCGGAGCGGCTCCCGTCACGCCGCTGCCCGCGGCACCGGACCGGGGCGGCCGCGTGCCCGCACCCCGCGATAGCGCGGAGGGCGCCGAGAAGGCCGTGGTGGCCGGCACCACCGTCGACCACCTCACCGAGACCTACCAGGCGCACTACCGCTCCCTCCTCGGCCTCGCCGCGCTGCTCCTCGACGACACCGCCTCCTGCGAGGACGTCGTCCAGGAGGCCTTCATCCGCGTCCACTCGGCCCGCAACCGGGTCCGGGACCGCGACAAGACGCTGGCGTACCTCCGCCAGACCGTCGTCAACCTCTCGCGCTCCGCGCTGCGCCGCCGCATCCTCGGCCTCAAGCTGCTGTCGAAGCCGATGCCGGACATGGCCAGCGCCGAGGAGGGCGCGTACGACCAGCTGGAGCGGGACGACCTGATCAAGGCGATGCGGGGACTCCAGCGGCGCCAGCGTGAGGTACTGGTGCTGCGGTACTTCGCGGACATGACGGAGTCCCAGGTCGCGGAGACGCTCGGCATATCGCTCGGCTCGGTGAAGGCGTACGGATCGCGGGGCATTGCCGCGCTGCGGGTGGCGATGGAGGCTGCGCAGTCATGA
- a CDS encoding SURF1 family protein, translating to MHRFLLTPRWWGINVFVALGVPFCLFMGSWQLGRFEDRVDSHREATAERPAGRTAAPLDSLLPVDKNTSGRLASTSGEYGEQLLVPERTLDGKSGFYVLTLLKTDSGKAVPVVRGWLPGAPDAARAPAAPTGRVEVTGALQASETSGSKGVHAVGGLPAGQLGVIGAASLVNIVPYDLYDAWLTVQSPADGLTPVPAQAPANTGLDLKAFQNLGYTGEWFVFAAFVLFMWFRLYRREAETLRDAEAGLLPEEPAPATAVAAPEPANP from the coding sequence GTGCACCGGTTTCTCCTGACCCCGCGCTGGTGGGGGATCAACGTCTTCGTCGCGCTCGGCGTCCCCTTCTGCCTGTTCATGGGGTCCTGGCAGCTCGGCCGGTTCGAGGACCGCGTCGACAGCCACCGCGAGGCGACCGCCGAGCGGCCCGCGGGCCGGACGGCCGCACCGCTGGACTCGCTGCTCCCGGTGGACAAGAACACCTCCGGCCGGCTCGCCTCCACGAGCGGGGAGTACGGCGAGCAACTGCTGGTCCCGGAGCGGACGCTCGACGGGAAGTCCGGTTTCTACGTCCTGACCCTGCTGAAGACCGACTCCGGCAAGGCCGTCCCGGTGGTCCGGGGCTGGCTGCCGGGCGCGCCGGACGCGGCCAGGGCGCCGGCCGCACCGACCGGGCGGGTGGAGGTGACGGGCGCGCTCCAGGCCTCGGAGACCTCCGGCAGCAAGGGCGTGCACGCGGTCGGTGGTCTGCCGGCCGGTCAGCTCGGCGTGATCGGCGCGGCCTCGCTGGTCAACATCGTCCCGTACGACCTGTACGACGCCTGGCTGACGGTGCAGAGCCCGGCGGACGGGCTGACTCCGGTGCCCGCGCAGGCGCCGGCCAACACCGGGCTGGACCTGAAGGCCTTCCAGAACCTGGGCTACACCGGCGAATGGTTCGTCTTCGCCGCGTTCGTGCTGTTCATGTGGTTCCGGCTGTACCGGCGCGAGGCGGAGACCCTGCGCGACGCCGAGGCGGGACTGCTGCCGGAGGAACCGGCGCCCGCTACGGCCGTCGCCGCGCCCGAGCCCGCGAACCCTTAG
- a CDS encoding prolyl oligopeptidase family serine peptidase, producing MTSDSDVTPDWPDWEKRFRAPRVGLPDWAEDAPDRALFVSNATGTFELYAWDRETGAQRQATDRPNGTTDGTLSPDGEWIWWFSDTDGDEFGTWVRQPFAGGPDEPATPGLEPSYPAGLAIGRDGTAVVGRSTDEDGSTIHVVRPGGAEPVVIYRHRESAGVGDLSRDGTLIAIEHTEHGDAMHSSLRVVTLDGTTVAELDDSRGGTRELGLEVLGFAPVAGDTRLLIGHQRRGRWEPMVWDVTSGTEEDLAIDLPGDVSAEWYPDGSALLIAHSFEARSELWRYDLTARELLRVDTPPGTVSGATARPDGTVEYQWSSAAEPAAVRSTAGGVVLDPPGFRPPASVPVEDVWVDGPGGRIHALAQRPVGHGDGPFPTIFEIHGGPTWHDSDAFAATPAAWLDHGFAVVRVNYRGSTGYGREWTDALKHRVGLIELEDIGAVREWAVASGLADPARLVLSGGSWGGYLTLLGIGLEPGAWAVGLAAVPVADYVTAYHDEMEALKALDRTLFGGTPQEVPERFEVSSPLTYVDAVTAPVHIAAGVNDPRCPIRQIENYVDRLAARGAVHEVYRYDAGHGSLVVEERIKQVRMELEFALKHLPK from the coding sequence ATGACCAGCGACAGCGATGTGACCCCCGACTGGCCCGACTGGGAGAAGCGGTTCCGTGCGCCGCGCGTCGGACTGCCCGACTGGGCCGAGGACGCCCCGGACCGGGCGCTCTTCGTCTCCAACGCGACCGGCACCTTCGAGCTCTACGCCTGGGACCGCGAGACCGGCGCGCAGCGGCAGGCCACCGACCGCCCCAACGGCACCACCGACGGCACCCTCTCGCCCGACGGCGAGTGGATCTGGTGGTTCTCCGACACCGACGGCGACGAGTTCGGCACCTGGGTGCGCCAGCCCTTCGCAGGCGGCCCCGACGAGCCGGCCACCCCGGGCCTGGAGCCGTCGTACCCCGCCGGGCTCGCCATCGGCCGGGACGGCACGGCGGTCGTCGGCCGCTCCACCGACGAGGACGGCTCGACCATCCACGTGGTGCGGCCGGGCGGCGCCGAGCCCGTGGTGATCTACCGCCACCGCGAGTCGGCCGGCGTCGGGGACCTCTCCCGCGACGGGACCCTGATCGCCATCGAGCACACCGAGCACGGCGACGCCATGCACTCGTCCCTGCGCGTGGTCACCCTCGACGGCACCACCGTCGCGGAGCTCGACGACTCCCGGGGCGGCACGCGGGAGCTCGGCCTGGAAGTGCTCGGCTTCGCCCCGGTCGCCGGCGACACCCGGCTGCTGATCGGCCACCAGCGGCGCGGCCGCTGGGAGCCGATGGTGTGGGACGTCACCTCCGGCACCGAGGAGGACCTGGCGATCGACCTGCCGGGCGACGTCAGCGCCGAGTGGTACCCGGACGGCTCGGCGCTGCTCATCGCGCACAGCTTCGAGGCGCGCAGCGAGCTGTGGCGCTACGACCTGACCGCGCGGGAACTCCTCCGCGTGGACACCCCGCCGGGGACGGTCTCGGGCGCCACCGCGCGGCCCGACGGGACGGTGGAGTACCAGTGGTCCTCCGCCGCCGAGCCCGCCGCCGTACGGTCCACCGCGGGCGGCGTCGTCCTCGATCCCCCGGGCTTCAGGCCGCCGGCCTCGGTGCCGGTGGAGGACGTGTGGGTGGACGGCCCGGGCGGGCGCATCCACGCCCTCGCGCAGCGGCCGGTGGGCCACGGCGACGGCCCCTTCCCGACGATCTTCGAGATCCACGGCGGGCCCACCTGGCACGACAGCGACGCCTTCGCGGCGACCCCGGCGGCCTGGCTGGACCACGGCTTCGCCGTCGTCCGCGTCAACTACCGCGGCTCCACGGGCTACGGGCGCGAGTGGACGGACGCCCTCAAGCACCGGGTCGGCCTGATCGAGCTGGAGGACATCGGCGCCGTCCGGGAATGGGCGGTGGCCTCCGGCCTCGCGGACCCGGCGCGGCTGGTGCTGTCGGGCGGCTCCTGGGGCGGATACCTGACCCTGCTCGGCATCGGCCTGGAGCCGGGCGCCTGGGCGGTCGGGCTGGCCGCCGTACCGGTGGCGGACTACGTCACGGCGTACCACGACGAGATGGAGGCCCTGAAGGCCCTGGACCGCACCCTCTTCGGCGGCACGCCGCAGGAGGTCCCGGAGCGCTTCGAGGTGTCCTCCCCGCTGACGTACGTGGACGCGGTGACGGCCCCGGTGCACATCGCGGCCGGCGTCAACGACCCGCGCTGCCCGATCCGGCAGATCGAGAACTACGTCGACCGGCTGGCGGCGCGCGGCGCCGTGCACGAGGTGTACCGCTACGACGCCGGGCACGGCTCGCTCGTCGTGGAGGAGCGGATCAAGCAGGTCCGGATGGAGCTGGAGTTCGCGCTGAAGCACCTGCCGAAGTAG
- a CDS encoding acyltransferase has product MSGSPHPSPTKDAPAKDTPREAPPVPAHGGRLYTLDGLRLVAALMVVAFHYIGFNNWSSPIWGAPTPELFPVAHYAAAYGWLGVQLFFLISGFVICMSSWGRSLRQFAVSRVSRLYPAYWFAVLLTSGVLVLTYGEDSGIDLGKFLANLTMFQELMGIRDIDPVYWTLWTEMRFYLLFAIVAAFGLTYRRVVAFCAVWLALAMWVPYSGIAWLRLWTVPDAAPYFIAGIVMYLMHRFRPNPVLWVLLAASWLVAKDQLSIIMRGGVHSTGHTLLWRVSLAIITVFFLLVLTVALGGLKSLNRRWLATAGALTFPLYLLHEILGWELIRAFHDAMPPWVLITLLVTLFLGASWLVQRYIERPVAKALKKWLGPAPRAGARPAQSAPMVSVRQE; this is encoded by the coding sequence ATGTCGGGATCCCCCCACCCCAGCCCTACCAAGGACGCGCCTGCCAAGGACACCCCCCGCGAGGCCCCACCGGTCCCGGCCCACGGGGGGCGCCTGTACACCCTTGACGGACTGCGGCTGGTCGCGGCGCTCATGGTCGTCGCGTTCCACTACATAGGTTTCAACAACTGGTCCTCACCGATCTGGGGGGCTCCGACCCCCGAGCTCTTCCCCGTCGCGCACTACGCCGCCGCCTATGGCTGGCTCGGGGTCCAGTTGTTCTTCCTGATCAGCGGATTCGTCATATGCATGTCGAGCTGGGGGCGGTCCCTGCGGCAGTTCGCGGTCTCCCGCGTGAGCCGCCTCTACCCCGCCTACTGGTTCGCCGTCCTGCTCACCTCCGGCGTCCTGGTCCTCACGTACGGCGAGGACAGCGGGATCGACCTGGGCAAGTTCCTGGCGAACCTGACGATGTTCCAGGAGCTCATGGGCATCCGCGACATCGACCCGGTCTACTGGACCCTGTGGACGGAGATGCGGTTCTACCTGCTCTTCGCGATCGTCGCCGCCTTCGGCCTCACCTACCGCCGCGTCGTCGCGTTCTGCGCCGTCTGGCTGGCGCTGGCGATGTGGGTCCCCTACTCCGGCATCGCGTGGCTGCGGCTGTGGACGGTCCCGGACGCCGCCCCGTACTTCATCGCGGGCATCGTGATGTACCTGATGCACCGGTTCCGCCCGAATCCGGTGCTGTGGGTCCTACTCGCCGCGTCCTGGCTGGTGGCCAAGGACCAGCTGAGCATCATCATGCGGGGGGGCGTGCACTCCACCGGCCACACGCTGCTGTGGCGGGTGTCACTGGCGATCATCACGGTGTTCTTCCTGCTCGTGCTCACCGTGGCCCTGGGCGGCCTGAAGTCGCTGAACCGGCGCTGGCTCGCCACCGCGGGCGCGCTCACCTTCCCGCTGTACCTGCTCCACGAGATACTCGGCTGGGAGCTCATCCGGGCGTTCCACGACGCGATGCCGCCCTGGGTGCTGATCACGCTCCTCGTCACGCTCTTCCTCGGGGCGTCCTGGCTCGTCCAGCGCTACATCGAACGCCCCGTCGCCAAGGCCCTCAAGAAATGGCTGGGTCCCGCCCCCCGCGCGGGCGCCCGTCCGGCCCAGTCCGCACCGATGGTCTCCGTGCGGCAAGAATGA
- a CDS encoding PIG-L family deacetylase — MTPPRPTRRAVIAGLIVAASAAATAGCTSDAKPRTKATHEPSPKVTATGREAVTRAQDGTSGARVMQIVAHPDDDLYFINPEVRQSIQDNDLVVSVYVTSGESGGVNKIPGSKTPPKPDIPGYAGSRRQGLRQAYALMATKNAHAPWEVKVQTLPDGTQIEVDVLVDHPGVRLVFLGVGQHGPRVRGVSNALPRMWADPEASTSTLIATGSPVTATHEVTREGLIANLAALLDEYKPTLVRTLDPDPDMQAHDSKHRPHHDQPGYSDHPDHTATALFTYAALERYKGPGDGRSYAVMSYRGYYNERWPDNLPPQIVNNKAEALNAYGGSPDSCQFVAGCGDYDVARNRSKGTGWLQRTSQRQSTAAPRIQQAPDGRLTAFGVLGGQAAMWQESAPGSGKWGKPTMLGGDGLLPGLAAVLTKDGRWQLYSQRVAGLGPGARENLRELVMAEQQKSGGPFGAWSSLGNPEKDPEHGRRVGAPVVAIAGNGTVHLFARNWSKGVSTRSRVGDGAWSGWRDLGGADVQEGLTATTDTQGRVHLLAAGHDTVHHWTHDRPEQELAPVRTGLPAPADPPTVLARPDGSLLLVFRQQKTARPQAYGRRVDGGDWTDHKLDLAGRGYGPLALHPVREGVLLAARNNEGGTSLATLETSETPRWSSIKGATVGQVSLASDSADRPVLARLAPDATLTTVRIPQNGH, encoded by the coding sequence GTGACACCACCGCGCCCCACCCGACGCGCTGTCATCGCTGGTCTCATCGTTGCCGCCTCCGCCGCCGCCACGGCCGGGTGCACCTCCGATGCGAAGCCCCGTACCAAGGCCACCCACGAACCCTCACCGAAGGTCACCGCCACCGGGCGGGAAGCGGTGACGCGGGCCCAGGACGGCACGAGCGGTGCCCGCGTCATGCAGATCGTTGCGCACCCGGACGACGACCTGTACTTCATCAACCCCGAGGTCCGGCAGTCGATCCAGGACAACGACCTCGTCGTCAGCGTCTACGTCACCTCCGGCGAGAGCGGCGGCGTCAACAAGATCCCGGGCAGCAAGACGCCTCCCAAGCCCGACATCCCGGGCTACGCGGGCTCCCGTCGGCAGGGTCTGCGCCAGGCCTACGCGCTGATGGCGACGAAGAACGCCCACGCGCCGTGGGAGGTGAAGGTCCAGACCCTCCCCGACGGCACCCAGATCGAGGTCGACGTCCTCGTCGACCACCCGGGCGTGCGGCTGGTCTTCCTCGGCGTCGGGCAGCACGGCCCCCGCGTACGGGGCGTCTCCAACGCCCTCCCGCGCATGTGGGCGGACCCCGAGGCCTCGACGAGCACCCTCATCGCGACCGGCTCGCCCGTCACCGCCACGCACGAGGTGACCCGCGAGGGCCTCATCGCCAACCTGGCCGCCCTGCTGGACGAGTACAAGCCCACGCTCGTGCGCACCCTGGACCCAGACCCCGACATGCAGGCCCACGACTCGAAGCACCGGCCGCACCACGACCAGCCCGGCTACTCCGACCACCCGGACCACACGGCCACGGCCCTCTTCACGTACGCCGCCCTGGAGCGCTACAAGGGACCCGGCGACGGCCGTTCGTACGCCGTCATGAGCTACCGCGGGTACTACAACGAGCGCTGGCCGGACAATCTGCCGCCCCAGATCGTGAACAACAAGGCCGAGGCCCTCAACGCCTACGGCGGCTCCCCCGACTCCTGCCAGTTCGTCGCGGGCTGCGGCGACTACGACGTGGCCCGCAACCGGTCCAAGGGCACCGGCTGGCTCCAGCGCACCTCGCAGCGCCAGTCCACCGCCGCACCCCGCATCCAGCAGGCCCCCGACGGCCGGCTCACCGCGTTCGGCGTCCTCGGCGGCCAGGCGGCCATGTGGCAGGAGTCCGCGCCCGGCAGCGGCAAGTGGGGCAAGCCGACGATGCTCGGCGGCGACGGACTGCTGCCCGGGCTCGCCGCGGTCCTCACCAAGGACGGCCGCTGGCAGCTGTACTCCCAGCGCGTCGCCGGCCTCGGCCCCGGCGCCCGCGAGAACCTGCGCGAGCTCGTGATGGCCGAGCAGCAGAAGAGCGGCGGCCCCTTCGGCGCCTGGAGCTCGCTCGGCAACCCCGAGAAGGACCCGGAGCACGGCCGTCGTGTCGGCGCCCCCGTGGTGGCGATCGCCGGCAACGGCACCGTCCACCTCTTCGCCCGCAACTGGTCCAAGGGCGTCTCCACCCGCAGCCGCGTCGGCGACGGCGCCTGGAGCGGCTGGCGCGACCTGGGCGGCGCCGACGTCCAGGAAGGCCTGACGGCCACCACCGACACCCAGGGCCGGGTCCACCTCCTGGCCGCCGGGCACGACACCGTCCACCACTGGACGCACGACCGGCCCGAGCAGGAGCTCGCCCCGGTCCGCACCGGCCTGCCCGCCCCCGCGGACCCGCCCACCGTACTGGCCCGCCCCGACGGCTCGTTGCTCCTGGTTTTCCGCCAGCAGAAGACCGCCCGGCCGCAGGCGTACGGACGCCGGGTTGACGGGGGCGACTGGACGGACCATAAACTCGACCTCGCGGGCCGCGGCTACGGGCCGCTCGCGCTTCACCCCGTTCGCGAGGGTGTGCTCCTCGCAGCCCGCAACAACGAGGGTGGAACCAGCCTGGCCACCCTCGAAACCAGCGAAACCCCCCGCTGGAGCAGTATCAAGGGCGCCACAGTCGGTCAGGTCTCCCTCGCCTCCGACTCCGCCGACCGCCCCGTCCTCGCGCGCCTGGCGCCCGACGCGACCCTCACAACGGTGCGGATACCCCAGAATGGTCACTGA
- a CDS encoding stealth family protein — protein sequence MTVPSLKQGTTPATATAQAAAPAGATGRPNAEGSALVGVYRKVMPTRLRRVVAARYSPETRRRIKQSIGSGGVGQMPGKVRGASLATLRRSLVAGAGALVITVGGRPRIAFADDGLSPETTRRAGLGAVTAALETAGVDYFCVRNQERQATTVAVAASDRAPAMAALQELSRTLPAYFGPRGPENKRIVPAYQPANWRRYARARSLRLFWYRTDPGQNVVLGPEHGCDIEFWAREGDRLVAPRRNSITESVPADAPSVEVPATTFTAPWGTRTTTAMTVRTRPEFTTTLPRDISFPIDVVYTWVDGSDPEWLRRRAGFTGADYHAEAANAARYANHDELRYSLRSLAMYAPWVRTVYLVTDDQTPEWLDTTQPGIKVVSHREIFSDQAALPTFNSHAIESQLHHIEGLSEHFLYFNDDVFLGREMAPGGFFVANGLTQFFPSPALVPLGPPSSDDVPVSIAGKNNRALIQERFGTTPVQKMRHVPHALNRTILSEIEEEFAEQHRATAAQRFRSPDDIAIPSSLYHYYAFHTGRALAGDLEYVYIDVSLPNAGNRLDRLLLSRDRDVFCLNDTLSTEEDFDRSTRLLHPFLESYFPVPSRYERPL from the coding sequence GTGACCGTACCGTCGCTGAAGCAGGGGACGACCCCCGCGACGGCCACCGCACAGGCCGCGGCACCCGCCGGCGCCACCGGCCGACCCAACGCCGAGGGCTCCGCCCTGGTCGGGGTCTACCGCAAGGTGATGCCGACCCGCCTGCGCCGCGTGGTCGCCGCCCGCTACTCCCCCGAGACCCGCCGCCGCATCAAGCAGTCCATCGGTTCCGGCGGTGTCGGCCAGATGCCCGGCAAGGTGCGCGGCGCGAGCCTGGCCACCCTGCGCCGCTCCCTCGTCGCCGGCGCCGGCGCGCTCGTCATAACCGTGGGCGGACGTCCGCGCATCGCCTTCGCCGATGACGGCCTGTCGCCCGAGACCACCCGCCGCGCCGGCCTCGGCGCGGTCACCGCGGCCCTCGAAACCGCGGGTGTCGACTACTTCTGCGTCCGCAACCAGGAGCGCCAGGCCACCACCGTGGCCGTCGCCGCCTCCGACCGCGCCCCCGCCATGGCCGCCCTGCAGGAGCTGAGCCGGACGCTGCCGGCCTACTTCGGCCCCCGCGGCCCGGAGAACAAGCGCATCGTCCCCGCCTACCAGCCCGCCAACTGGCGCCGGTACGCGCGCGCCCGCAGCCTGCGCCTGTTCTGGTACCGGACCGACCCGGGCCAGAACGTGGTCCTGGGGCCGGAGCACGGCTGCGACATCGAGTTCTGGGCCCGCGAGGGCGACCGCCTCGTCGCACCGCGCCGCAACTCCATCACCGAGTCCGTGCCGGCCGACGCCCCCTCCGTGGAGGTCCCGGCGACCACGTTCACGGCGCCCTGGGGCACCCGTACCACCACCGCCATGACGGTGCGCACCCGCCCGGAGTTCACCACCACGCTCCCCCGGGACATCTCCTTCCCCATCGACGTCGTCTACACCTGGGTGGACGGCTCCGACCCGGAGTGGCTGCGCCGCAGGGCCGGGTTCACCGGCGCGGACTACCACGCCGAGGCGGCGAACGCGGCGCGCTACGCCAACCACGACGAACTGCGCTACTCCCTGCGCTCGCTGGCGATGTACGCCCCCTGGGTCCGCACCGTCTACCTGGTGACCGACGACCAGACCCCCGAGTGGCTGGACACCACCCAGCCCGGGATCAAGGTCGTCAGCCACCGCGAGATCTTCTCCGACCAGGCGGCGCTGCCCACCTTCAACTCGCACGCCATCGAGAGCCAGCTGCACCACATCGAGGGCCTCTCCGAGCACTTCCTCTACTTCAACGACGACGTGTTCCTGGGCCGCGAGATGGCCCCGGGCGGGTTCTTCGTCGCCAACGGCCTGACCCAGTTCTTCCCGTCCCCGGCCCTGGTGCCGCTCGGCCCGCCGTCCTCCGACGACGTGCCGGTCTCCATCGCGGGCAAGAACAACCGGGCGCTGATCCAGGAGCGCTTCGGCACCACCCCGGTGCAGAAGATGCGGCACGTCCCGCACGCCCTGAACCGCACGATCCTCAGCGAGATCGAGGAGGAGTTCGCGGAGCAGCACCGGGCCACGGCCGCCCAGCGCTTCCGCAGCCCCGACGACATCGCCATCCCCTCTTCGCTGTACCACTACTACGCGTTCCATACCGGGCGCGCGCTGGCCGGCGACCTCGAGTACGTCTACATCGACGTTTCGCTGCCCAACGCAGGCAACCGATTGGACCGTTTGCTCCTCTCACGTGACAGAGACGTGTTCTGCCTGAACGACACTCTCTCGACGGAAGAGGATTTCGACCGCAGTACCCGGCTTCTGCACCCCTTCCTGGAGTCCTACTTCCCGGTGCCGAGCCGATACGAGCGGCCTTTGTAA